CAAGTTTAAGCATTTCTTCAGAAGATAGGACACCAATCTCCAAATCAAGTTCATCACTCACACACACCACCTATTGCATACTTGCCAGATCAAGATTGACCATCAAATATTTGCCTTCACTATCCCGCCTGTAGACCCTGAAATATTGCTTGGACACAACCGTCTGGAGGCTGTCAGAAATGATGTCCATCGCTTTCTTCCATTCCTCATCATCAATGTTCAGCCTCCGGAGATTAACGATGCTGCGAATATCCATATGTCCCGATTGGTTGATGGCGAACGCCTGGTCGATGATTACCTTGAGGTTGGCGTTGGTACCTTCTGCCCAGCGCTCAATGCAGCTGTCGATCACCTGCTTTGCAATGTGGATTTTCTCATCGAAAGATTGGTACTCATTCATTGCAACGACGATCCTTACAGCCCCATCGAAGGAGCTGACCATCAGGTTCTCTTTCTTCCCCCCCAGGGTGATCTGGTATTGATCAGCAAGAACCTGTTGTAGTTCGGCTATCATGGCCATAACCTCTGCCTTCGTCTCTATCATTTGATGCCTAAGGTCCATGACCTTGCTGAATGCCAGATTGACAGTCTGGTCTTTTATCAGGTCGTATGGCTTGATAAGGTCCTCAGGAACGAGGTTCCCCTTGCTGTTCTGATAATAGGTCTTGCCATCAATTTCCTTTTTCATTTGCTGCTCCTTCGCTTTTCTGTTTTTTATCCAATCGGTTGATCCATCCGATTACCTTGCGCAACTCTTTGCCTGTAAGGCGATGTAGTTCGGTTTTTCCTATTGTTGCCTTGCAGAATCCCGAAACACGATTTTCCCATCCTTTTCCCAGAACAGCTTTCGCCCGCCTTTCAATCTGTCGGATGACTGCATATTTCTCTCGGCGCTCCGGTGGTGGATTGTATGGATAAGCCTTGGAGAATCCTGCACGGTCAAACAGTTGATCAACCTTCCGAAGTTGTTCATCCGTCATCGCCGTACACGAGCTTTCTCCTGTAAGTTCCATGAGTAATTCCCTATATTTGCAATCCCTCATGGGATTAGAGAATTTGCTTCCACAAGTACATTCCTTTCCAAAGAAAAATTTTCCACAGTCATGGCAGACACGTGCTTTCTGCTTTGCAAGATGAATTCTGGTAATCAAGGTGCTTCTACTCATTTCTTCTCCTTCGGCCTGGACATGACAGGCCTTACAATCTCATTCGAGATCATGCGATACAGTGATTCCCTGTGGATTGACCCTATACGGTTGATAAATCTGGCAGTGAGCCAGGTATGGCACAAATCGATTGCATATCGAATTGGAACATCGGCTGTAAGAGCCAATTGCTTGGCGGTAAAGGTGTGAAGGATTCTTGCTGCTTTCCAGGCTCTATCAGCTTTGGCAGCTCCTACTTGCACCCTGCCTGTTGAGCGATACACATGCCCATCAAATTCAATCGCTTGTTGCTTGAGCATTTTTGCTATTGCGTAATCGAATGTGTTACGTTTGATATCGGCAAAAACCTCATGCATCTGGGCACGCGTGACTCCTGCTTGCCCGGACGCCTGTATGTATTTCAGCAATTGTCGTGCAAATACAGGCGTACCAAAGGCAAGTGCTCTGTCTTCCTTACTTAACAGCAAGGGTGACCTCCTTTGTCAGTTCTGTGATTCCTGATGCATTCATTGCTGATACGATCCGATGAGCGTCGTTGACCATGATTCTGAAATCTCCACGGCAACGCTTAA
This sequence is a window from uncultured Sphaerochaeta sp.. Protein-coding genes within it:
- a CDS encoding DUF3164 family protein — its product is MKKEIDGKTYYQNSKGNLVPEDLIKPYDLIKDQTVNLAFSKVMDLRHQMIETKAEVMAMIAELQQVLADQYQITLGGKKENLMVSSFDGAVRIVVAMNEYQSFDEKIHIAKQVIDSCIERWAEGTNANLKVIIDQAFAINQSGHMDIRSIVNLRRLNIDDEEWKKAMDIISDSLQTVVSKQYFRVYRRDSEGKYLMVNLDLASMQ
- a CDS encoding phage protein GemA/Gp16 family protein, translated to MSRSTLITRIHLAKQKARVCHDCGKFFFGKECTCGSKFSNPMRDCKYRELLMELTGESSCTAMTDEQLRKVDQLFDRAGFSKAYPYNPPPERREKYAVIRQIERRAKAVLGKGWENRVSGFCKATIGKTELHRLTGKELRKVIGWINRLDKKQKSEGAANEKGN